GGCACCGAAAGCGTCTCCACGCCGTCGCCGCCGTACTCCACGATCGAACCGACGTTCCCCTTCGTCGTCAGGATCTCCAGAAGCTTGAGGATGACGTCCTTGGCCGCCACCCACGGCTGGAGTTTCCCGGTGAGGTTCACCTTGACCACTTTCGGATACGTCATGTAGAAGGGGCCGCCCGCCATCGCCACGGCGACGTCCAGTCCCCCCGCGCCGATCGCCATCATCCCGATGCCGCCGCCCGTGGGGGTGTGCGAGTCGGAGCCCAGCATCGTCTTGCCGGGGGCGCCGAACCGCTCGACGTGGACCTGGTGGCAGATGCCGTTTCCGGCGCGTGAGTAGAAGATCCCGTGCTTCGCGGCGACCGTCTGCAGGTACAGGTGGTCGTCGGCGTTCTCGAACCCTTCCTGCAGCGTGTTGTGATCGACGTAGGAGACGGACTTCTCGGTCTTCACCCGGGGAACCCCCATCGCCTCGAACTGCAGGTACGCCATCGTCCCGGTGGCGTCCTGGGTGAGGGTCTGGTCGATCCGGACGGCGACCTCCTTGCCCGGTTTCTTGTCTCCGGACACGTAATGCGCGTCGATGATCTTCTGAACGATGTTCTTTCCCACTGGGACCTCCTCTTGCCCCGCGGTCGGGGCCATTGTGCGGTATTTGGCGCGGATTGTCTCGTTTTCCAACCGGGAAAAATTGCCTAATCATACGCAAAGCCCCATTCGATTTCAACCACCGAAAGAGGCCCCACATCCCGAGGAAGCACGTTGACGGTGCCGGGCCTCTTTGGATACAGTATTCCCGGAAATCGAATATTGTATACAATCAGGCCGGATAAGGGGGCGATGCGGATGATCATCGGTATCTACGGCTATCCGGACGCGGGCAAGACGAATTTCGTCGAACAAGTGATCGACTCTCTGGTCAAGAAGGGCTACAGCGTCTCTTCCGTCAAGCATACCCCGCATGAGAAGACCATAGACCGCGAGGGAAAAGAGACCTGGAGGCACTGGAAGGCGGGAAGCGATCCCGTCGTGTTCGCATCGGGAATCGAGACCTGCATCATCAAGCACTCGGAGACATCGGCGGACGAGATTGCGAAGAGGATCCTCCGCGAGTACAACCCCGATGTTCTTGTCTTCCAGGGATTCAAGGAGGGTTCCTTTCAGAAGGTGGCGATCGGGAAGGTCACACTTCGAAAAGGGACCGTGCTTACCAATCCAAGGCTGCCCCGACTGATAAAACATATCGAGACGGAGGTCGCGTTCGAGAGGGTCCTGGCGGAACTGCCGGGTCTCGATTGCATGAAATGCGG
The bacterium genome window above contains:
- a CDS encoding aconitase family protein — protein: MGKNIVQKIIDAHYVSGDKKPGKEVAVRIDQTLTQDATGTMAYLQFEAMGVPRVKTEKSVSYVDHNTLQEGFENADDHLYLQTVAAKHGIFYSRAGNGICHQVHVERFGAPGKTMLGSDSHTPTGGGIGMMAIGAGGLDVAVAMAGGPFYMTYPKVVKVNLTGKLQPWVAAKDVILKLLEILTTKGNVGSIVEYGGDGVETLSVPERATITNMGAELGVTTSIFPSDKLTKAFLKAQDREEAYVKLK
- the mobB gene encoding molybdopterin-guanine dinucleotide biosynthesis protein B; amino-acid sequence: MIIGIYGYPDAGKTNFVEQVIDSLVKKGYSVSSVKHTPHEKTIDREGKETWRHWKAGSDPVVFASGIETCIIKHSETSADEIAKRILREYNPDVLVFQGFKEGSFQKVAIGKVTLRKGTVLTNPRLPRLIKHIETEVAFERVLAELPGLDCMKCGLDCRGLAGEVVKGRRKLSACKELSDLDVGIFVDGKRIAAGRFVSSIVHETVHGMLSSLKGYEPGKEVEIRLKTGKGRSKK